The following proteins are encoded in a genomic region of Apium graveolens cultivar Ventura unplaced genomic scaffold, ASM990537v1 ctg3792, whole genome shotgun sequence:
- the LOC141701404 gene encoding uncharacterized protein LOC141701404 → MVDKYMIYYVDPLLMLYFGTSLLRSWMRTYRTILQDDLEEPIIMIIASAKIYLYEEKVQVGHVWSTKFFLNYHHHSVAQLRQRYNSGDFSEEDFSSVKVEKVRQFNLEEILNLGPEFTKKEVICNVKIWKVATGMGWFFRTCTSCYRENENVDELFKCVMCNSDIPHPLKKFRIYAETLDSTSEIGIILEDREVRSLIGKTVYDFIDEECNEKIFPEMLKQIADKEYSVKLLIKQANIEKSCKSYLATDIYEMSLLCESEEINLSCEIDKYQDSPLEPSTSKYHLDSLSQLKFKTPETSTKSKRTSEKISKTKKYIN, encoded by the exons ATGGTTGATAAATATATGATTTATTATGTAGATCCACTATTGATGTTATATTTTGGGACAAGTTTGCTGAGGAGTTGGATGAGAACTTACAGGACGATCTTACAGGATGATCTAGAGGAACCTATAATCATGATAATTGCTAGCGCAAAGATATATCTTTATGAAG AAAAAGTCCAGGTTGGACATGTATGGTCTACAAAGTTTTTCCTCAATTATCATCACCACAGTGTTGCTCAACTTCGTCAAAG GTACAATAGTGGTGATTTTTCTGAAGAAGATTTTTCAAGTGTTAAGGTAGAGAAAGTCCGACAATTTAACTTGGAAGAAATATTGAATCTTGGTCCTGAATTTACAAAG AAAGAGGTTATCTGTAATGTCAAAATCTGGAAAGTAGCAACAGGAATGGGATGGTTCTTTCGTACGTGTACATCATGCTACCGTGAAAATGAAAATGTGGATGAGTTGTTCAAATGTGTTATGTGTAACTCTGACATTCCACATCCCCTGAAAAA ATTCAGGATATATGCGGAGACATTGGATTCCACTAGTGAAATTGGCATAATACTGGAAGATCGGGAAGTTCGTTCATTGATAGGAAAAACTGTTTATGACTTTATTGATGAG GAATGTAATGAGAAGATATTTCCGGAGATGTTAAAACAAATTGCAGACAAGGAATATAGTGTGAAGCTATTGATTAAACAGGCTAACATTGAAAAATCATGCAAGTCTTACCTAGCTACAGATATTTATGAAATGAGCCTATTATGTGAATCTGAAGAGATCAATCTTAGTTGTGAAATTGACAAATATCAAGACTCTCCACTTGAG CCATCTACATCAAAGTATCATTTGGATAGTTTGTCGCAACTCAAGTTCAAGACCCCCGAAACGTCAACAAAGAGCAAAAGGACTTCGGAAAAAATTTCAAAGACTAAGAAgtatattaattaa
- the LOC141701399 gene encoding uncharacterized protein LOC141701399, with translation MATHVIGDLRPKRTSNWRIRVRVSSKWCDRNFSTGHRNALNLILVDEEHNRIRAFVGETVLHYFDKKFIEGHAYEIRNFVVKYYEPTEAARCFKDDKFILQSNLTKATALHNVHANIPTNVWQFTELAAISEFQENVLHCIDVVGIVYSVEPAEKQQFQEKLITKVNVTFKGKLAPLLDVALIEATEQPVVLAMTSCKIMFAKQLNEIFMCNTQATRINTNPNTEIAATLRRIIAILNKYCLFVQDFGNCMEDEQSNNVGDANICWQATPVFCWHVMKK, from the exons ATGGCAACCCATGTTATAGGGGATCTAAGGCCAAAGCGAACATCCAATTGGAGAATCAGAGTACGAGTTTCAAGTAAGTGGTGTGATAGGAATTTTTCCACCGGACATCGCAATGCATTAAACCTGATCCTGGTGGATGAAGAA CATAATCGAATTCGTGCATTCGTTGGTGAGACAGTGTTGCATTATTTTGATAAAAAATTCATTGAAGGCCATGCGTATGAGATTAGAAATTTTGTTGTCAAATATTATGAACCAACAGAGGCAGCAAGATGTTTCAAGGATGACAAGTTTATACTACAGTCTAACTTAACAAAAGCTACAGCGTTGCACAATGTACATGCAAATATTCCAACTAATGTCTGGCAATTTACGGAACTCGCGGCGATTAGTGAATTCCAGGAAAATGTTCTTCATTGCATTG ATGTTGTTGGAATTGTTTACTCGGTTGAACCCGCAGAGAAACAGCAATTCCAGGAAAAACTAAT CACAAAAGTAAATGTTACATTCAAGGGTAAATTGGCTCCATTACTTGATGTTGCACTAATTGAAGCAACAGAACAACCCGTTGTACTTGCAATGACTAGCTGCAAAATTATGTTTGCCAAACAATTGAACGAAATATTTATGTGCAACACTCAAGCTACAAGGATTAACACAAATCCAAATACAGAAATTGCAGCTACACTAAGGAGAAT TATTGCAATATTAAACAAGTACTGTTTGTTTGTACAAGATTTTGGGAATTGCATGGAGGATGAGCAATCAAATAATGTTGGAGATGCCAATATTTGTTGGCAGGCTACTCCTGTATTTTGTTGGCATGTAATGAAGAAATAG